Proteins from a genomic interval of Deltaproteobacteria bacterium:
- a CDS encoding sensor histidine kinase, whose protein sequence is MISDVTIYFKENWVDERGFEESLSKAVPEPHQEDISKVSFHVPKNCKIMIDSGIRLLSLAKQLNHVGKEVTLIFEEGEDGTMGYLDRIGFFEHLNEEIMVLPDRPYFSGAKVFRGFNEGLVEIAGINPGHQDPEVPGRLSDVLVKNISHIEDSDMLETATYTVFAELIDNIFRHSSTELDGFAALQVYKNGGRAKVVVSDSGMGILETLKPVLNQNNSRFKRRSDTDLIVEAFSNGLSRFGKGNGCGLKMCATQAMKFKAELDVRLPNSRVHLLPSPNGYVPAMAYCYDAIPLIWGTHICFDFFLDR, encoded by the coding sequence ATGATTTCTGACGTTACGATCTATTTTAAAGAAAATTGGGTTGATGAGCGCGGATTTGAGGAGTCTTTAAGTAAGGCTGTCCCAGAACCCCATCAGGAAGATATTTCCAAGGTCTCCTTCCATGTGCCCAAGAATTGTAAGATAATGATAGATTCAGGGATTCGCCTTTTAAGTCTGGCTAAGCAACTGAACCATGTTGGAAAAGAAGTCACCTTAATCTTCGAGGAAGGCGAAGATGGAACGATGGGTTATCTGGACAGGATTGGCTTTTTTGAACATCTAAACGAGGAAATAATGGTTTTGCCAGATAGGCCGTACTTTTCTGGGGCGAAGGTTTTTCGAGGATTTAACGAGGGGTTGGTTGAGATCGCTGGCATCAATCCAGGGCATCAAGACCCTGAGGTGCCTGGTAGACTGTCCGATGTGCTTGTCAAAAACATAAGTCACATAGAAGATTCCGATATGCTTGAAACTGCAACATACACGGTTTTTGCTGAATTGATAGATAATATATTTAGACATAGTTCCACTGAACTCGACGGTTTTGCTGCTTTACAGGTGTACAAAAACGGGGGGAGAGCCAAAGTCGTTGTTTCTGATAGTGGGATGGGGATTCTTGAAACCTTGAAGCCAGTTTTGAACCAGAATAATTCAAGGTTTAAAAGACGTTCCGACACTGACCTCATTGTTGAGGCGTTCAGCAACGGTCTGTCAAGGTTTGGAAAAGGAAATGGATGTGGCCTTAAAATGTGCGCAACTCAGGCGATGAAGTTCAAGGCCGAGCTGGATGTTCGGCTTCCAAACTCCAGGGTCCACCTTTTGCCTTCCCCGAACGGGTATGTGCCAGCTATGGCATATTGTTACGATGCAATCCCTCTCATCTGGGGCACTCATATTTGTTTCGATTTTTTCCTTGACAGATGA